A window of the Wolbachia endosymbiont (group A) of Pogonocherus hispidulus genome harbors these coding sequences:
- the lipA gene encoding lipoyl synthase — MHSKPQWLRAKAPTGEVFNETLNIVKLHNLHTVCEEAACPNIGECWNKRHATVMILGSVCTRACAFCNVATGIPDKLDPHEPENLAKAIKKLNLKHVVITSVDRDDLPDGGANQFIQCIEEIRKITSETTIEILTPDFLNKKGAFEAIAVASPDVYNHNIETVPRLYAKIRPRARYFHSLYLLKMVKQINPKVFTKSGLMVGLGETKEEILQVMDDLRSAEVDFITIGQYLQPTPKHAKLDRYVTPEEFEHYKYVAYSKGFLVVASSPLTRSSYHAEEDFNRLKACRYVNSN; from the coding sequence ATGCATAGCAAACCTCAATGGCTCAGAGCAAAAGCTCCGACCGGTGAAGTATTCAATGAAACTTTAAACATCGTTAAACTGCATAACTTACATACGGTATGTGAAGAAGCTGCATGTCCAAATATTGGTGAATGTTGGAATAAACGTCATGCTACTGTGATGATTCTTGGTTCTGTTTGCACTCGTGCTTGTGCATTTTGCAACGTTGCAACTGGCATTCCTGATAAACTAGACCCTCATGAACCAGAAAATTTAGCAAAAGCGATAAAAAAGTTAAACTTAAAACATGTTGTCATTACTTCTGTTGATCGTGATGATTTACCAGATGGTGGCGCAAATCAGTTTATACAGTGCATAGAAGAAATTAGAAAGATAACTTCAGAAACAACAATAGAGATTTTAACTCCTGATTTTTTAAATAAGAAAGGAGCATTTGAAGCAATTGCTGTTGCATCACCTGATGTCTATAACCACAATATTGAAACAGTGCCGAGATTGTATGCAAAAATAAGACCACGAGCTCGCTATTTTCATTCACTATATTTGTTGAAGATGGTAAAGCAGATTAATCCTAAAGTTTTCACAAAGTCAGGGCTTATGGTTGGTCTTGGAGAAACAAAAGAGGAAATACTTCAAGTTATGGACGATTTGCGCAGTGCTGAGGTTGATTTTATTACAATTGGTCAATATCTACAACCAACTCCAAAACATGCAAAACTTGATAGGTATGTTACCCCAGAGGAATTTGAGCATTATAAATACGTTGCTTACTCCAAAGGTTTCTTAGTGGTTGCATCAAGCCCACTAACTCGGTCATCATACCACGCTGAAGAAGATTTTAACAGGCTCAAGGCCTGTCGTTATGTTAATTCAAATTAA
- a CDS encoding DUF721 domain-containing protein, giving the protein MLKRSGPKKLKSIIENYALKCMKNKISKNEIRLILNWRNIVGKEIAECTKPKKISYAQNINSGVLHLVVTNGSKALEIQHMISLIIEKITIFFGYKAVYGIKIKQESIDYLTI; this is encoded by the coding sequence ATGCTCAAACGTAGCGGTCCAAAAAAATTAAAGTCTATAATTGAAAATTACGCATTAAAATGCATGAAAAATAAGATTAGCAAAAATGAAATACGTCTGATTTTAAACTGGCGAAATATAGTAGGGAAAGAAATAGCAGAGTGTACAAAACCGAAAAAGATCTCATATGCACAGAATATAAATTCGGGTGTATTGCATCTGGTAGTAACAAATGGCAGTAAAGCATTAGAAATTCAGCATATGATTTCTCTTATAATAGAAAAAATTACGATATTTTTTGGCTATAAAGCAGTATATGGTATAAAAATTAAGCAAGAGAGTATTGACTATTTGACTATATAA
- the ubiE gene encoding bifunctional demethylmenaquinone methyltransferase/2-methoxy-6-polyprenyl-1,4-benzoquinol methylase UbiE has protein sequence MSTIKIEKKSQLVKEVFDSVASRYDTMNDIMSLGMHRLWKDKMVNSVHFTKNSKVLDVAGGTGDIAIRIVRKEPSAKVTVCDINQNMLSRGRDKAINSNQINFDWVCANAESLPFEDSEFDYCTIAFGIRNVSDRKKALNEAHRVLKPHGKFICLEFAPMHYQNEIFTKLYDLYSFKVIPKIGSIVAKDKSSYEYLVKSIREFPTQNDFKMEIEEVGFKNVEFHNMSYGIVALHIGTK, from the coding sequence ATGTCTACTATAAAAATCGAGAAGAAATCACAATTAGTTAAAGAGGTATTCGATTCCGTGGCAAGTCGCTACGACACCATGAATGATATAATGAGCCTCGGAATGCACAGATTATGGAAAGATAAGATGGTAAATAGTGTGCATTTTACAAAAAACTCTAAGGTTTTAGATGTTGCTGGAGGAACTGGAGATATAGCAATAAGAATAGTAAGAAAAGAGCCAAGTGCTAAGGTTACAGTATGTGACATAAATCAAAATATGCTAAGCAGAGGACGTGATAAAGCTATAAATTCAAACCAAATTAATTTTGATTGGGTATGTGCGAATGCAGAAAGTTTACCATTTGAAGACTCCGAATTTGATTATTGCACAATAGCTTTTGGCATTCGAAACGTTTCTGACCGCAAGAAGGCTTTAAATGAGGCGCACAGGGTATTAAAACCACATGGGAAATTTATCTGCTTAGAATTTGCCCCTATGCACTATCAAAATGAGATATTTACCAAACTTTATGACTTATATTCATTTAAAGTAATTCCTAAAATTGGCAGCATAGTTGCTAAAGACAAGAGTTCTTATGAATATTTAGTGAAGAGCATTAGAGAGTTTCCAACTCAGAATGATTTTAAAATGGAAATTGAAGAGGTAGGCTTTAAGAATGTTGAGTTTCATAATATGAGCTATGGAATAGTGGCATTACACATTGGAACAAAATGA
- the rpmB gene encoding 50S ribosomal protein L28 yields the protein MSRVCELTNRKKSFGNKVSHSNRKTKRTFLLNLHKVTLTSDLLNKKFRFRVATRTLRTIDYKGDLDAFLLNTRTIKLSEKAQKIKRRLKKVLVKQEVELAVSDA from the coding sequence GTGAGTAGAGTTTGTGAATTAACAAATAGAAAAAAATCTTTTGGTAATAAGGTATCACATTCGAATCGTAAAACAAAGCGTACCTTTCTTTTAAATTTACATAAGGTTACGTTAACAAGTGATCTATTGAATAAAAAGTTTAGATTTCGTGTGGCAACAAGAACTTTGAGAACTATAGATTACAAAGGTGATTTAGATGCTTTTTTGCTCAACACAAGAACGATTAAACTAAGTGAGAAAGCGCAGAAGATAAAAAGAAGGTTGAAAAAAGTTTTAGTAAAGCAAGAGGTAGAGTTAGCCGTTTCAGATGCATAG
- a CDS encoding FtsW/RodA/SpoVE family cell cycle protein gives MNIKFWYRTLDYYLILPVFFLLTISFILVYSASPVIAQRLSLPQDYFIRRHTIYIVLSLITLVTFSFLNTRTILNLSFAGFILFTILVAAAIILGIEVKGAKRWLHIVKISVQPSEFVRPFFSVVIASILASGMKFKMHISIIIFLLVFVLLLLQPDFSMSMLLTYSFIGQMFIACIPLLYFLCIIGMATTGTTIAYLCLPHIKQRIYNFVFFTQRDNFQVTKSLEAFKRGQLTGVGPGEGSVKTSLPDCHTDFVFSVLAEEFGLITCLATLMLFGIISARLLYVAYRENELFNLLVILGISIQFITQFIINIGVTLSVFPTTGITLPLLSYGGSSLLSSSIALGIMLSFSRNQAIALKFRERVMLVD, from the coding sequence ATGAATATTAAATTCTGGTATAGAACGCTGGATTATTATCTCATCCTTCCAGTGTTTTTTTTGCTCACTATAAGCTTCATTCTTGTTTATTCAGCAAGCCCTGTAATTGCGCAGCGTCTTTCTTTACCACAAGATTATTTTATACGGCGCCATACAATTTATATAGTCCTGTCACTAATTACCCTGGTGACATTTTCTTTTCTCAACACAAGAACTATACTTAACCTCTCATTCGCAGGTTTCATTTTATTTACTATTTTAGTGGCAGCTGCGATAATACTTGGTATAGAGGTAAAAGGTGCGAAACGATGGTTACATATTGTCAAAATTTCAGTTCAACCATCTGAGTTCGTAAGGCCATTTTTTTCTGTTGTTATAGCTAGTATCTTAGCCAGCGGAATGAAGTTTAAAATGCACATATCAATCATAATATTTCTGTTAGTTTTTGTGTTGTTACTTTTGCAACCTGATTTCAGTATGTCCATGCTTTTAACATATTCTTTTATTGGTCAAATGTTTATTGCATGTATACCACTTTTATACTTTCTATGCATAATAGGAATGGCCACAACTGGAACTACAATAGCTTACTTATGCCTCCCACATATAAAGCAAAGGATTTACAATTTTGTCTTTTTTACGCAACGCGATAACTTTCAAGTCACAAAATCATTAGAAGCATTCAAAAGAGGTCAATTAACTGGAGTTGGACCTGGTGAAGGTAGCGTAAAAACCTCTCTTCCTGATTGTCATACAGATTTTGTGTTTTCTGTTTTAGCAGAAGAATTTGGTTTGATTACGTGCTTAGCCACATTGATGTTATTTGGCATCATTTCCGCCCGCTTGCTTTACGTTGCATATAGAGAAAATGAATTATTCAATCTATTGGTGATTCTCGGTATCTCAATTCAATTCATCACACAATTCATAATAAACATAGGGGTAACATTGAGTGTTTTTCCAACCACCGGCATAACCCTACCACTACTTAGCTATGGTGGTTCTTCTCTTTTATCTTCGAGCATCGCACTTGGCATAATGCTGTCTTTCAGTAGAAATCAAGCTATCGCATTAAAGTTTCGTGAGCGTGTTATGCTTGTGGACTAG